CCTTTCCGAGTTCGGCGAGTTCCGCCTTCTCGACGGTCGAGAGGCCTTCCGGACCGACCCGGTTGCGGACCTTGAGGAGTTCGCGGACGCGCCTGCTCAGGGCGTTGGTGAGGACGTAGCGGCGCGCGAGGAACCAGCCGAGCCCCATCAGGAGGATGAAGCTGCCGGCCATCGCGATCCGGATCCCGATCAAAGCCTCGGGCAGCTGGTCCGGGATCGGGTTCGTCTCGGTCGGGTTCTGGTACCCCGTGAGTGAGAGCATCAGGCCGAACACCTGGATCGCGATCGCGGAGGAGATCTTGCGGATGAAGGTCATGATCCCGCTGTAGGAACCGGTGGCGCGGTCGACGTCCTTGAGTTCGCCGACGTCGACGGCGTCCGGGAAGATGATCCAGCTCACGAGCTGGGCGCCCGCGAAGCCGATCGCGGTGACGGCGGTGAGGGCGTAGGCGCCGGCGATCGGCCAGGCCGCCGGATAGAGGCCGACGCCGGCGAAGCCGACGAGCGCGAGCGGCAGGCCGAAGGAATAGATCGTCTTCTTGTCGACCCTGTCGACGATCTTGTGGATGATCGGGAACATGATCAGCTGGACGCCGATGAAGATCCCGAGGAAGACGGTCGAACTGCCCGACTGGAGCACGTACTTGGAGAAATAGATGATGCCCGAGCCGAGGATGTCCATCGAGATCGACTGGCAGAGATAGAGGTAGACGAGCCCGCGGAAGGCCTTGACGCGGAGCGGCCGTACGAACGCCGCCACCTCGATCTTCGTCTTCGTCTCGGTGATCGCGGCGCGTTCCTTCGTGAACAGGCCGATCAGCACGAGCGGGATCACGAAGAAGATCCCGAAGCCGACGGCGATCAGGACGTAGAACGTCGAAAGGCCGATGGCGCGGTCGGTGTAGGCGTCGAGGATCATCGTCGGCACGAGCGTGCAGACGGCAGAGGCCACCGTCGAGAAGGCGAGGCGGAGGATGTTCACGCCGTTGCGCTCGTGGATGT
This portion of the Candidatus Izemoplasmatales bacterium genome encodes:
- a CDS encoding MFS transporter, which encodes MDNARMKTGEKLIFAWGDVFGGGAQALISVLYLIFLTDIVGLDPAFAGAIVMVSKFWDAVCDPLVGAITDNARTRMGRRRPFILFGSIAVLIGFCLLWVPTGGWTSVAARGAYALLTLLFYNTVDTFVAIPYSSLSAEISTDIHERNGVNILRLAFSTVASAVCTLVPTMILDAYTDRAIGLSTFYVLIAVGFGIFFVIPLVLIGLFTKERAAITETKTKIEVAAFVRPLRVKAFRGLVYLYLCQSISMDILGSGIIYFSKYVLQSGSSTVFLGIFIGVQLIMFPIIHKIVDRVDKKTIYSFGLPLALVGFAGVGLYPAAWPIAGAYALTAVTAIGFAGAQLVSWIIFPDAVDVGELKDVDRATGSYSGIMTFIRKISSAIAIQVFGLMLSLTGYQNPTETNPIPDQLPEALIGIRIAMAGSFILLMGLGWFLARRYVLTNALSRRVRELLKVRNRVGPEGLSTVEKAELAELGKVLF